The segment ATGGGTTCGGGGTGGCGCTCTCCGGCGCGAAACCAAGGGGAAAGCAGGCGTAACCCTGCGCTGGAACCTTGGACCTCCGTTGAAGTCTTTATTTAGGGAGCCGACGGGCTTGGCAGGCACAGATGAAACCGTAGGCGGCTTGGCTGGGCGCTATGCCCTTGCGCTCTACGAACTGGCCGATCAGAACAAGCAACTCGACGCGGTTGCCAGCGACCTGACCAGCCTGCAGTCGTTGATCGCCGAGAGCGGCGATCTGCGGAGCCTGATCCGCAGCCCGGTCTACGGGCGCGATCAGCAAGCCGAGGCGATTGCCGCAATCTTGGAACGAGCTGGCGCCAGCGATCTGGTTCGCCGTTTCGTCGGTGTGGTTGCCGAGAACGGCCGCCTGTTTGCGCTGCCGCGCATGATCCAGGGTTTTATCGCCGAGTTGCGTCGCCGCCGCGGCGAAGTGACGGCGAAGGTTATCTCCGCGCGCGCGCTCTCCGAGACGCAGCGCAACGCGCTCGCCGAGACGCTGCAGAAGAAGATCGGCGGCAAGGTAGAAATCGACACACAGATAGACCCCTCGCTGCTCGGCGGCCTGATCGTTCAGGTCGGCAGCCGCATGGTGGACGGGTCCCTGAAGAGTAAGCTCGAACGACTTAAGTTCGCGATGAAAGGGGTTGGCTGATGGACATCCGGGCCGCGGAAATCTCCTCGATCCTGAAACAGCAGATCGAGAACTTCGGCGCCGAGGCCGATGTCGCTGAGATCGGCACGGTTCTCTCGGTCGGTGACGGTGTGGCGCGCATTTACGGTCTGGACAACATCCAGGCCGGCGAGATGGTCGAATTCCCGGGCGGTGTGAAGGGCATGGCCCTGAACCTGGAGCACGACAACGTCGGTGTCGTGCTGTTCGGC is part of the Algihabitans albus genome and harbors:
- a CDS encoding F0F1 ATP synthase subunit delta — translated: MAGTDETVGGLAGRYALALYELADQNKQLDAVASDLTSLQSLIAESGDLRSLIRSPVYGRDQQAEAIAAILERAGASDLVRRFVGVVAENGRLFALPRMIQGFIAELRRRRGEVTAKVISARALSETQRNALAETLQKKIGGKVEIDTQIDPSLLGGLIVQVGSRMVDGSLKSKLERLKFAMKGVG